In Calliopsis andreniformis isolate RMS-2024a chromosome 8, iyCalAndr_principal, whole genome shotgun sequence, one DNA window encodes the following:
- the Mre11 gene encoding double strand break repair nuclease mre11, which yields MSSEPSNSPDDTFKILVATDIHLGFDYNKKAGHVSEDSFTTFEEILQYARDYEVDFILLGGDLFHDTKPSQIAILKCMELLRKYCLGPREIKVQFLSDPEVVFRHCTYKTVNYEDPNINVSIPVFSIHGNHDDPSFGAVGSMDLLSVSGLINYFGKWTDLTQVSISPLILKKGETHVALYGLSYINDQRLSRLLRDFKVDMLRPKDIPDCFNIFVLHQNRAQHGEYAYIPQNKLPNFLNLIIWGHEHECRITPEFITDAEYFISQPGSSIATSLCEAEAKPKHVGLLSVNGMKFKMKKLKLKTVRPFVFDNLVLQEQEIPKDDFSASPSTAVYNFVDKYIEDKLIPQAAEQLTGHPKQPIQPLLRLRIFHTKEEELFDTMKLAQKYCEEVANPMEMVVFRKEKSLYRKPGTTISRFDDDLEEMAQALHYNDDDIDWNRTVQGGIKKFFTSEENKDKLTVLTVNGLNEALNRFVDRGDNESFKDIVSHQMKKTIAFLETCDNVDNDASIIQEIKDFRDRRIEEEHEEEVELQELFNSTSRRTAQEIESLADIDNLNVSDEDEQRKTVQKTTRGKGTTSRGRGSRGGGRGRAKKDSENDSSDIATVSRPKTARQTKKQVQSTLQDLMGTSLSRNKDKVFIIDDSD from the exons ATGTCTTCCGAACCAAGTAACAGTCCGGATGATACATTTAAAATTTTAGTTGCAACCGATATTCATCTTGGTTTCGATTATAATAAAAAGGCGG GCCATGTATCAGAGGATAGTTTTACAACTTTCGAAGAGATACTTCAGTATGCTAGAGATTATGAAGTAGATTTTATCCTTCTTGGTGGAGATTTGTTTCACGATACTAAACCCTCACAAATTGCTATATTAAAATGTATGGAATTATTAAGGAAGTACTGCTTAGGTCCCAG AGAAATTAAAGTACAATTTCTGAGTGATCCTGAAGTTGTATTTCGACACTGTACTTATAAAACTGTAAACTATGAAGATCCAAACATAAATGTTAGTATTCCAGTATTTTCTATCCATGGGAATCATGATGATCCAA GTTTTGGTGCTGTTGGATCAATGGACTTGTTATCGGTATCTGGTCTTATAAATTATTTTGGAAAATGGACAGACCTTACTCAAGTATCTATATCTCCTTTGATCCTCAAGAAAGGAGAAACTCATGTTGCCCTTTATGGTTTAAGTTACATAAATGATCAAAGACTCTCTAGATTGCTTAGAGATTTTAAG GTGGATATGTTACGTCCAAAAGATATACCAGATTGTTTTAATATATTTGTCTTACATCAAAATCGTGCACAACATGGAGAATATGCATACATTCCACAGAACAAGCTTCCAAATTTTCTTAATCTTATTATATGGGGTCATGAACATGAATGTCGTATCACACCAGAATTTATCACAGATGCTGAGTATTTTATTTCTCAGCCAG GAAGTTCAATTGCCACTTCATTATGTGAAGCTGAAGCAAAACCTAAACATGTTGGTCTGTTGAGTGTAAATGGAATGAaatttaaaatgaaaaaattgaagttaaAAACTGTTAGACCATTTGTCTTTGATAATTTGGTCCTTCAAGAACAAGAAATACCAAAAGATGATTTCAGTGCATCTCCATCTACAGCTGTATATAACTTTGTGGATAAATATATAGAAGATAAACTTATACCTCAAGCTGCTGAACAACTAACAGGTCATCCTAAACAGCCTATTCAGCCTTTACTTCGTCTGAGAATATTTCATACCAAAGAAGAAGAATTATTTGATACTATGAA ATTGGCACAAAAATATTGCGAGGAAGTCGCTAATCCTATGGAAATGGTGGTATTTCGTAAAGAAAAAAGTCTGTATAGGAAACCAGGCACAACCATATCACGTTTTGATGATGATCTTGAGGAAATGGCACAAGCTCTCCACTATAACGAT gaCGATATAGATTGGAATAGAACTGTACAAGGAGGAATAAAAAAATTCTTCACTTCAGAAGAAAATAAAGATAAACTGACAGTATTGACAGTCAATGGCTTAAATGAAGCTTTAAACCGATTTGTTGATAGAGGAGACAATGAATCGTTCAAAGATATAGTTAG TCATCAAATGAAAAAAACGATTGCTTTCTTGGAGACCTGTGATAATGTTGATAATGATGCGAGTATTATTCAAGAAATTAAGGATTTTCGTGACAGAAGAATTGAAGAAGAACATGAAGAAGAGGTAGAG CTACAAGAATTATTCAACAGTACAAGCAGAAGAACTGCCCAAGAAATTGAATCGCTTGCGGATATTGACAATCTCAACGTTAGCGATGAAGATGAACAAAGAAAAACTGTGCAAAAGACTACAAGAGGTAAAGGGACGACAAGTAGAGGGAGAGGTTCTCGAGGTGGTGGTCGTGGTAGAGCTAAAAAAGACAGCGAAAATGATTCTTCCGACATAGCAACTGTATCACGACCTAAGACTGCAAGACAAACGAAGAAGCAG GTTCAAAGTACACTACAAGACTTAATGGGAACATCATTGAGTCGGAATAAAGATAAAGTGTTTATTATAGACGACtctgattaa
- the Rps14 gene encoding ribosomal protein S14, protein MPPKRGKVQKEEVQVSLGPQLREGEVVFGVAHIFASFNDTFVHVTDLSGRETIARVTGGMKVKADRDEASPYAAMLAAQDVAEKCKSLGITALHIKLRATGGNKTKTPGPGAQSALRALARSSMKIGRIEDVTPIPSDSTRRKGGRRGRRL, encoded by the exons ATGCCGCCAAAGAGAGGAAAGGTACAGAAGGAAGAAGTTCAAGTCTCCCTTGGACCACAACTCCGCGAAGGAGAAGTTGTTTTTGGCGTTGCTCACATTTTCGCGAGCTTCAATGATACTTTCGTTCATGTAACCGATCTTTCCGGCAG AGAAACCATTGCCAGAGTTACTGGTGGAATGAAAGTTAAAGCAGATCGTGATGAAGCTTCTCCCTATGCTGCTATGCTTGCTGCTCAG GATGTAGCAGAAAAATGCAAATCTCTTGGTATCACAGCTCTTCACATTAAATTACGAGCTACAGGaggaaataaaacaaaaacacCTGGTCCAGGTGCGCAATCTGCTCTGCGTGCGCTCGCGCGTTCTAGTATGAAAATTGGTCGCATTGAGGATGTTACGCCAATTCCATCTGATTCTACACGTAGAAAGGGTGGTCGTCGTGGACGCAGGCTGTAA
- the Dctn4-p62 gene encoding dynactin subunit 4 yields MSYLNQPDYVRYVCNCGSLKPISKIYFCRYCSKIRCGYCVCQEVDSHYCPNCMENLPSTEVRLKKNKCSNCFECPCCFHTLSTRAGHVPLKPAPSEGEDGKDVKSTPKKVYYLFCSLCRWTSRDAGIPDQSVATGGWPEQENPHTGRINALIENHKILAHIEKHQLEKKSLLPKRFYGALLSVLHTNMSFDMVRKRIGRPKEPPTQLQCDQPPPAVASEDVDELPPEIFTAPVDITKITTLEQRLQHPDMQAENVNELRPQHRQFLVKRSQRCRVCEHNISKPDISPLSVKFKIQLAAFYHVPEVRIVTCEPLRPGKTSELLLKFCNPTQHQTQVTLLSLDTSMDTPIDVSSEKEEAKQEVQPESESPNLLPSIVRQVLVIEETKPLKISANADLVLPHSPLILPPRDDAAEYDDTSDTHNFQDDPKLVVWRKGNKAVIKLHVVPHENVQENKSQSVIVGFVMQYGYVNTITTLDHKAPKKLDLKVKLYLTVGDIVGAT; encoded by the exons ATGTCGTATTTGAATCAACCCGATTACGTACGTTACGTATGTAATTGCGGATCTTTAAAACCAATATCGAAGATTTATTTTTGTCGGTACTGTTCGAAAATTCGGTGCGGATATTGTGTCTGTCAAGAG GTTGATTCGCATTATTGCCCTAATTGTATGGAAAATTTGCCATCCACTGAAGTTCGTTTGAAGAAAAATAA GTGCTCCAACTGCTTTGAATGTCCTTGCTGCTTTCATACTTTATCTACAAGAGCTGGTCATGTACCTTTAAAACCAGCACCTTCTGAGGGAGAGGATGGGAAAGATGTTAAATCAACACCAAAGAAAGTTTATTACTTATTTTGTTCCTTATGTAGATGGACTTCTAGAGATGCTGGCATACCAGATCAATCTGTGG CTACTGGAGGTTGGCCTGAACAGGAGAATCCTCATACAGGTCGTATAAATGCTCTAATTGAAAATCATAAAATATTAGCACACATAGAGAAACACCAATTGGAAAAGAAGAGCCTTCTGCCGAAGCGTTTTTATGGAGCATTACTAAGT GTTCTGCATACGAATATGTCGTTCGATATGGTTCGCAAACGTATCGGTCGACCGAAAGAACCACCTACTCAGTTACAATGTGATCAGCCTCCACCAGCTGTTGCTAGCGAAGACGTAGATGAATTGCCGCCAGAAATTTTTACAGCACCGGTAGACATAACTAAAA TTACCACATTGGAACAAAGACTACAACATCCAGACATGCAAGCGGAAAATGTGAACGAATTGCGTCCTCAACATAGACAATTCTTAGTTAAGAGATCACAGCGGTGTAGAGTCTGTGAACATAATATTAGTAAACCAGATATTTCTCCTCTGTCAGTAAAGTTTAAAATTCAACTTGCTGCTTT TTACCATGTTCCAGAAGTAAGGATTGTTACTTGTGAACCGCTTCGTCCAGGGAAAACGAGCGAGTTGTTACTGAAATTTTGTAATCCAACTCAGCATCAAACTCAAGTAACATTGCTATCGCTGGATACGTCGATGGATACGCCAATAGATGTTTCTAGCGAGAAGGAAGAAGCGAAACAAGAAGTACAACCG GAGTCCGAGTCTCCGAATTTGTTGCCTTCTATAGTACGACAAGTGCTTGTAATCGAAGAAACTAAACCTTTAAAAATTAGCGCGAATGCAGATTTAGTTCTACCTCACAGTCCTCTTATTCTTCCACCTAGAGATGATGCCGCTGAATACGACGATACAAGCGACACTCACAATTTTCAGGATGATCCTAA ACTCGTGGTGTGGCGAAAGGGAAACAAGGCAGTAATAAAACTACATGTAGTGCCGCACGAAAATGTGCAGGAAAATAAAAGCCAATCGGTCATAGTCGGATTTGTGATGCAGTATGGATATGTGAACACGATCACTACATTGGATCATAAAGCGCCTAAAAAGTTAGATCTCAAAGTAAAATTATATCTTACTGTTGGAGATATTGTCGGCGCTACTTAA
- the LOC143182569 gene encoding complex I assembly factor ACAD9, mitochondrial has translation MFVRRSSHMKKFLNLNSNYVVKRNSQHEVKFKTLNDRETVFSSHLPKEPRRKPFLKSLLFLEFDNNVLSFPRTQSTDRFKEFFDWLKPIEDYVSSCAGSTNKVDKQEILVNLRNLEVFKAYFNEEYFGLNLSETESLRLIEALSNVPWLGSYIVKNHIIPVQLISKYGSDSQKLEYFPGIASGEVIPTICIKEGDNGTNINNIKSTVKEYEKDSLLLNGKKSYVVNGVDSNLFLVFAHDVSTCNSDQTKYSLLLVEKNFSGVTVTEAYETVGHHEIPLCTVEFNDVILPKRNLLGEPGGAFDIMMELLKPGRQNVAAQAISILRNFINNLTKDVLNTKHFDRNLHEFEFVKKVLGEMVYSLYTMESMTYLTSGLADLYKNQDVELERVITEHYCATKCMTCIQQGLQLQGTQSYMKNNSYLQAFHDALALTTVDTNNINATVYIALTAFQHAGKGNHGYVFRRRNPHLFPLFDLKETCLSILEPKVKIQDHVHPSLSISAEILEHCVSKMKQCILKSFHRYGAEIVDRQIHLMRITDLLTEIYGVTANLSRVSRSYCIGLHNSDHERNMISVLTFGTYNKVMAIYNEVNEGDLFNGDHVYQSTVNAMYEQREYPIEHPLSRIY, from the coding sequence ATGTTTGTACGTCGATCGTCACATATGAAAAAGTTTCTGAACTTAAATTCAAATTATGTGGTCAAAAGGAATTCACAACATGAAGTGAAGTTTAAGACTTTAAATGACCGAGAGACCGTTTTCTCATCTCATCTACCAAAGGAACCACGAAGAAAACCTTTCCTAAAGAGTCTATTATTCTTAGAATTTGATAATAATGTTTTATCGTTCCCAAGGACACAAAGCACAGATAGATTTAAAGAGTTTTTTGACTGGTTGAAGCCAATTGAAGATTATGTTTCCAGTTGTGCTGGATCAACCAACAAAGTGGATAAACAGGAAATACTAGTCAATCTTAGAAATTTGGAGGTATTTAAAGCATATTTTAATGAAGAATATTTTGGTTTGAATTTATCAGAAACAGAATCACTGAGGCTAATAGAAGCATTGAGCAACGTACCTTGGTTGGGTAGTTACATTGTTAAGAATCACATTATACCTGTTCAATTAATTTCTAAATATGGATCAGATAGTCAAAAATTGGAGTATTTTCCTGGAATTGCAAGTGGTGAAGTAATTCCAACAATATGTATCAAAGAAGGTGATAATGgcacaaatataaataatattaaaagtacAGTTAAAGAATATGAAAAAGATAGTTTGCTCTTGAATGGTAAAAAATCATATGTTGTTAATGGAGTAGACTCTAATCTTTTCTTAGTTTTTGCACATGATGTTTCAACATGTAACAGTGATCAAACAAAGTATTCCTTACTCTTGGTTGAGAAAAATTTCTCAGGTGTAACTGTTACCGAAGCTTATGAAACAGTTGGTCATCATGAAATACCTTTGTGTACAGTTGAATTCAATGATGTAATTTTACCTAAAAGAAATCTACTAGGTGAACCTGGTGGCGCATTTGATATTATGATGGAACTTCTGAAACCTGGTAGACAGAATGTAGCTGCTCAAGCTATTAGTATATTgcgaaattttataaataatttaacaAAAGATGTTTTAAACACCAAGCATTTTGATAGAAATTTACATGAATTTGAGTTTGTTAAAAAAGTTCTGGGTGAAATGGTGTATTCTTTGTACACTATGGAAAGTATGACATATCTCACAAGTGGACTAGCAGATCTGTATAAAAATCAAGATGTTGAACTTGAGAGAGTCATTACTGAACATTATTGTGCTACTAAATGTATGACTTGTATCCAGCAAGGATTACAATTACAGGGTACACAAAGTTACATGAAGAATAATTCATATTTACAGGCATTTCATGATGCTTTGGCTTTAACAACAGTAGATacaaacaatataaacgcaaccgtATACATTGCTTTAACTGCTTTCCAGCATGCAGGAAAGGGCAATCATGGCTATGTATTTAGAAGAAGGAATCCGCACTTATTTCCTTTGTTTGATTTAAAGGAAACCTGTCTTTCAATTTTGGAACCAaaagtaaagatacaagatcaTGTTCATCCTTCCTTAAGTATTAGCGCTGAAATTCTTGAGCACTGCGTTTCTAAAATGAAACAATGTATTTTGAAATCATTCCATCGCTATGGAGCGGAAATTGTCGACCGACAGATACACCTCATGAGAATTACAGATCTGCTTACAGAGATATATGGAGTAACAGCTAATTTATCGCGCGTGTCGAGATCGTATTGCATCGGATTACACAATTCAGATCACGAAAGAAATATGATATCAGTTTTAACTTTTGGTACATACAATAAAGTAATGGCAATTTACAATGAAGTTAACGAAGGAGACTTATTTAATGGTGATCATGTATATCAATCTACTGTTAATGCAATGTATGAACAACGTGAATACCCTATAGAACATCCTCTGAGTAGAATTTACTAA
- the Trus gene encoding programmed cell death 2 like trus, protein MACDNRTKVYLGYEDEYVTDKHRPSINFMTNKIGGFPNCYEKNTFSLPQCRLCGLYQLLALQLYVPLDNSKFHRTLYIFACINPNCWNHNESWTCLRVQAIEDECKANTLDTNSIHVPSTTSWLSDANDWGDNLNDNSEQNGNNVLPNNTAEFNFSLSRDVDEKITEEFSVLHVDDPNANSPPSIESPVGIGAVGRMDSPQASAEIDGEESEVVCIDAPIQPQCDLISLLREVTPFPIQVESNMETNFSFVEIFLSVEEEDYAIDVPQHVRDLLLEYQYKNPDLAPKPVGDSDEGKTAETESEKYEKSVPMHGDEMFHNFVSQIQKNPGQLLRYSRDNSAPLLLYPISGCIGKCRHCGGEMIFEVQILPTLISKLILQPRTEKNFQIEFGTVLVYTCVRSCWSPTDLYREEHVIVQAEKL, encoded by the exons ATGGCTTGTGATAATCGGACAAAGGTGTACTTGGGATACGAAGATGAATATGTCACTGATAAACACCGGCCAAGCATTAATTTTATGACAAATAAGATTGGTGGATTCCCA AACTGTTATGAAAAGAACACGTTTTCATTGCCACAATGTAGATTGTGTGGACTATACCAACTTTTGGCACTCCAGTTGTATGTTCCATTAGATAACTCTAAAttccatagaacactatatatttTTGCATGTATAAATCCAAACTGCTGGAATCACAATGAAAGTTGGACTTGCTTGAGGGTTCAGGCAATAGAAGATGAATGTAAAGCCAATACTTTAGATACTAATAGCATACATGTGCCATCTACGACATCTTGGTTGTCAGACGCGAATGACTGGGGTGATAATTTGAATGATAACTCTGAACAGAATGGAAACAATGTCTTGCCAAATAATACTGCAGAATTCAACTTTTCCTTGAGTAGAGATGTGGATGAAAAAATAACAGAAGAATTCTCTGTACTACATGTTGATGATCCTAATGCAAACAG TCCACCCAGTATAGAATCTCCAGTTGGAATAGGAGCTGTAGGTAGAATGGATTCACCACAAGCATCTGCTGAAATTGATGGAGAGGAAAGTGAAGTTGTTTGTATTGATGCTCCAATTCAACCTCAGTGTGATTTAATCAGTTTGTTACGTGAAGTAACTCCATTTCCCATTCAAGTAGAATCAAATATGGAAACAAACTTTTCATTTGTTGAAATATTCCTTTCTGTCGAAGAAGAAGATTATGCTATAGATGTACCTCAACATGTTCGTGATTTACTCCTTGAATATCAATATAAAAATCCAGATTTAGCACCAAAACCTGTAGGAGATTCTGATGAGGGTAAAACCGCAGAAACAGAGTCAGAGAAATATGAAAAAAGCGTTCCAATGCATGGCGATGAGATGTTCCATAATTTTGTTTCTCAAATACAGAAGAATCCTGGTCAGCTATTGCG ATATTCTCGAGATAATTCTGCTCCACTATTGCTGTATCCGATTAGCGGATGTATCGGAAAATGTAGACATTGCGGTGGTGAAATGATATTTGAAGTTCAAATATTACCTACATTAATTTCTAAACTAATACTGCAACCCCGAActgaaaaaaattttcaaatcgaATTTGGAACTGTTTTAGTCTATACTTGTGTAAGAAGTTGTTGGTCCCCAACAGATTTGTACAGGGAAGAGCATGTTATTGTTCAAGCAGAAAAATTATAG
- the Ubc6 gene encoding ubiquitin conjugating enzyme 6 isoform X1 encodes MSTPARRRLMRDFKRLQEDPPTGVSGAPTDNNIMIWNAVIFGPHDTPFEDGTFKLTIEFTEEYPNKPPSVRFVSKMFHPNVYADGGICLDILQNRWSPTYDVSAILTSIQSLLDEPNPNSPANSLAAQLYQENKREYEKRVATVVEQSWLNFQESHTEDPR; translated from the exons ATGTCTACCCCCGCAAGAAGGAGACTGATGAGAGACTTTAAGAG ATTACAAGAAGACCCACCTactggagtgtcaggagcacctaCAGACAATAATATTATGATATGGAATGCAGTTATATTTGG ACCACATGACACTCCATTTGAAGATGGCACCTTTAAACTTACAATAGAATTTACAGAAGAATATCCAAATAAACCACCTTCAGTGAGATTCGTTAGTAAGATGTTCCACCCTAATGTTTATGCTGATGGTGGCATTTGTCTTGACATATTGCAGAACCGTTGGAGCCCTACTTATGATGTCTCTGCTATTCTAACATCCATACAG TCCCTTTTGGATGAACCAAATCCAAACTCTCCAGCCAATTCTTTAGCGGCACAATTATACCAAGAAAATAAGCGGGAATACGAGAAGAGAGTAGCTACCGTTGTTGAACAGTCTTGGTTGAACTTCCAAGAAAGTCATACGGAAGATCCCCGCTGA
- the Ubc6 gene encoding ubiquitin conjugating enzyme 6 isoform X2 produces the protein MSTPARRRLMRDFKRLQEDPPTGVSGAPTDNNIMIWNAVIFGPHDTPFEDGTFKLTIEFTEEYPNKPPSVRFVSKMFHPNVYADGGICLDILQNRWSPTYDVSAILTSIQSLLSDPNPNSPANSMAAQLYKENRREYEKRVKACVEQSFVD, from the exons ATGTCTACCCCCGCAAGAAGGAGACTGATGAGAGACTTTAAGAG ATTACAAGAAGACCCACCTactggagtgtcaggagcacctaCAGACAATAATATTATGATATGGAATGCAGTTATATTTGG ACCACATGACACTCCATTTGAAGATGGCACCTTTAAACTTACAATAGAATTTACAGAAGAATATCCAAATAAACCACCTTCAGTGAGATTCGTTAGTAAGATGTTCCACCCTAATGTTTATGCTGATGGTGGCATTTGTCTTGACATATTGCAGAACCGTTGGAGCCCTACTTATGATGTCTCTGCTATTCTAACATCCATACAG TCGCTGTTAAGTGACCCGAACCCGAATTCACCTGCCAACTCTATGGCAGCACAACTGTACAAAGAGAATCGACGCGAGTACGAGAAGCGAGTGAAGGCTTGTGTGGAGCAGAGTTTTGTGGATTAG
- the LOC143182103 gene encoding inhibitor of growth protein 1: protein MLNQAVVEALYSATYIENYLDCVENLPNDLQRHVSRLRELDATCQTYLREVDQQQEVLKNDTDQAVKRKALLRIQQALIAAQEIGDEKLQIVQQVQDLIENKSRQLDLDYRNLDFGKEQESSESTRETNANVNSNSSGNANNSERQTKRARRTRTDTLVETSNAMDMIVMAETRSNSLSNASNGNQKKTTTANTGKKKKRKSKQGSQQNQHREDTPPPPEDDLAIDPDEPTYCLCDQISYGEMILCDNDLCPIEWFHFSCVSLSTKPKGKWFCPKCRGDRPNVMKPKAQFLKELERYNKEKEEKS, encoded by the exons ATGTTAAATCAAGCTGTGGTCGAAGCTTTGTATTCCGCAACATACATCGAGAATTATTTGGACTGTGTGGAAAATTTGCCGAATGATTTGCAGAGGCACGTTTCCCGACTCCGAGAGCTCGACGCCACTTGTCAAA CATATTTGCGTGAAGTGGATCAACAACAAGAGGTCCTAAAAAATGACACAGACCAGGCAGTTAAGAGGAAGGCACTTTTAAGAATACAACAGGCATTAATTGCTGCACAGGAAATAGGAGATGAAAAGCTGCAAATAGTTCAGCAAGTTCAAGATCTGATAGAAAATAAATCTAGGCAGTTGGATTTAGACTACCGTAATCTCG ATTTTGGAAAGGAACAAGAGAGTAGTGAGTCTACCCGTGAGACAAATGCAAATGTTAACTCAAACTCTTCTGGCAATGCTAATAATTCAGAGAGACAAACAAAGAGAGCAAGGAGAACAAGGACAGACACATTAGTTGAGACATCTAATGCTATGGACATGATAGTAATGGCAGAAACAAGGTCCAACTCTTTGTCCAATGCCAGTAATGGTAATCAGAAGAAAACTACCACTGCTAATACggggaagaaaaagaaaagaaaatctaAACAAGGTAGTCAGCAAAATCAACATAGAGAGGATACTCCACCACCACCAGAGGATGATCTTGCTATAGATCCTGATGAACCAACATATTGTCTCTGTGACCAAATATCATATGGAGAGATGATATTGTGTGATAATGATCTGTGTCCCATTGAATGGTTTCATTTCTCATGTGTCTCTTTAAGTACTAAGCCAAAAGGTAAATGGTTCTGTCCAAAATGTAGAGGAGACAGGCCAAATGTTATGAAACCCAAAGCACAATTTCTGAAAGAACTGGAGAGGTATAATAAAGAGAAAGAAGAGAAGTCGTAG